The window ataacaataatgtttgtttttaatttattttatttcaactttACAGAAAAATTTACCATCGACTGAAGATAAAGATTGCAATGGATCTAAAAAACTTCAAAGCATAGTAGGCAAATCGTATCAACAAAATCGTAAATCCAATTCACGTTCAAGATCTCGCTCAAAATCTGTGGATAACAATAGAGAACGCAGTAGATCACGCAGCAGAAGTCGATCACGTGAACCACAACGAAAAAGATATTCTAGATCAAGATCTGCTACACGATCACGTTCCCGGTCCGTATCTCGTGAAAGAAAACGTTCCGATAGACGTCACGAACGTAGACGTTCTACGGCAGAATATGAAAAACGCAATTCACGACGTTCGGAGTCTTTAGAAAGAAGACGTGAAGAACGCAAAAGGCGTCATGCCGAGCGTGACGAACAAGAAAAGGCTAAACGTTCGAAAAGAGAAGAAGAAAATGCCGAAAGACGAGAAAAAGAACTAAATAAACCCGATGGAGATCCGGATAAAGTTAAAGAACTGGACAATACCACTGTAACTGATCCTAAAGCCAAAATAACAGAACGTCAGCGTAAAACAGTAGATTTGCTTACCTCACGTACTGGTGGTGCTTATATACCACCAGCTAAACTGCGTCTCATGCAAGCGGAAATTACCGACAAAGCATCGGCAGCTTATCAACGTATTGCTTGGGAAGCCCTTAAGAAATCCATACATGGTTACATTAACAAAGTCAATGTTGATAATATTGCCATTATAACAAGGGAattattaaaggaaaatatagTACGTGGTCGTGGTCTACTCTGTCGTTCCATTATACAGGCACAAGCCGCTTCACCCACATTTACCCATGTCTATGCTGCTTTAGTCTCGATTATTAACTCAAAATTCCCAAATATTGGTGAATTATTGCTAAAACGTTTGgttatacaatttaaaagagCCTTCAGACGTAACGACAAAGCCGTCTGTTTATCCTCCTCACGTTTCATAGCTCATTTGGTTAATCAGCGTGTGGCACATGAAATTTTGGCTTTAGAAATTCTAACACTATTAGTGGAATCACCTACAGATGATTCTGTCGAAGTGGCCATTGCATTTCTCAAAGAGTGTGGCATGAAACTAACGGAGGTTTCGTCAAAGGGTATAGGAGCCATAtttgaaatgttgaaaaatattctACACGAAGGTAAACTCGATAAACGTGTACAATATATGATAGAAGTGGTATTCCAGGTGCGTAAGGATGGTTTTAAGGATCATCAATCGGTTATAGAGTCATTGGAGTTGGTCGAGGAAGATGATCAATTTACTCATTTGCTGATGTTGGATGATGCCACAAATACGGAGGATATGTTGAGTGAGTATTAAGTTTGAATATTGAAAGGTAGTAAGACATGTAACATCCACATTTAAAGCATAGAAGTAGTTGTACCaaagctctctctctctctctgcaaAAAATTTGTGCTGAACTTTActaattttccatatttttttcttttcacgtTTCAGATGCTTTTAAATTCGATGAAGAGTATGCTGCCAACGAGGAGAAATACAAAGGACTGAGTAAAGAAATATTAGGTAGCGATGCTTCAGATTCTGATGGTTCTTCTTCCGGTAGCGGCAGTGGATCTGATTCATCCGATTCCGATGATGATGAAAAGAGTGAAGGTAAACCTACGGCGGAGGAAATTATCGATAATACCGAAACAAATCTAATTGCACTAAGACGCACCATTTACTTGACCATAAATTCGAGTTTGGACTATGAAGAATGTGCCCATAAACTAATGAAAATGCAACTGAAACCGGGTCAAGAAATTGAACTTTGTCACATGTTCTTGGATTGTTGTGCCGAACAGAGAACCTATGAGAAATTCTATGGTCTGTTGGCGCAACGTTTCTGTTCGATCAATAAAATCTATATAGAACCATTTGAGGAGATTTTCAAGGATACTTATCAAACAACCCATCGTTTGGATACGAATCGTTTGCGTAATGTCAGCAAGTTTTTTGCTCATCTATTGTTTACGGATGCCATTAGTTGGGATGTATTGGAATGTATTAAACTAAATGAAGATGATACTACTTCATCGAGTCGTATTTTTATTAAGATTCTATTCCAAGAATTGGCCGAATACATGGGTCTGGGAAATTTGAATAAGAAACTAAAAGATGAGGTTTTGGTGGAAAGTTTAGCTGGACTCTTTCCCAAAGACAATCCTAGAAATACTAGATTTTCTATTAACTTTTTTACTTCCATTGGTTTGGGTGGTCTAACGGATGAATTGagacatttcttaaaaaatgctCCCAAATCGGTGCCAGCTATAAATGCCGAAATTTTAGCTAATAAACCTATTAATGCAAAGAGTTCATCATCTTCCTCGTCAACATCTTCCTCCTCCTcgtcctcatcatcatcatcatcgtcctcTAGTTCGAGCGAATCTTCTTCTGAATCGTCATCCTCAGATTCTGATAGTGAATCGACGTCCGAGTCTGAAGCAGACAAAAAGAAACGCAAaggtaaaaaacttaaaaaatcaaaaaaatcttcTGCTACTAAAAAGAAGGAAAATGAAAAgtccaataaaaagaaaactaaatctaagaaaattgataaaaaacgtaaaaagtctaaaaaacaAGAAAGCTCCTCTTCAGAGACTGAATCATCTTCTAGCAATGAAAGCAGCAATAGTGAGGCAAGCAGCGGTGAAGACGAAAAACGTAAAGCAAAGAAGAAGAATAAGGATAAATCTAAAAACAAATCGAAACCAAATAAAAAGTCTAAAAAGAAATCG of the Lucilia cuprina isolate Lc7/37 chromosome 2, ASM2204524v1, whole genome shotgun sequence genome contains:
- the LOC111689572 gene encoding pre-mRNA-splicing factor CWC22 homolog, with the protein product MSESDSESNSSRSDSSSASSHQQQSSADESHDGKSVVEKKKSKSKGKSKKDSNKTKEHTSDKVDDSREQNIEDVEKKKDEKSANKKDKKHRKKEKHSSSENSSSSSSDSSSSSEDSSSNSEGEISSTESSSSDSEEEAKQKKKSKKAKVEKETDKKGADKENVCQEDDIKDKATSQSPKETSPEHSNEKTDVNKKSVEEKLHKDESKETTKESEEGEISEADAEDNNKKKNLPSTEDKDCNGSKKLQSIVGKSYQQNRKSNSRSRSRSKSVDNNRERSRSRSRSRSREPQRKRYSRSRSATRSRSRSVSRERKRSDRRHERRRSTAEYEKRNSRRSESLERRREERKRRHAERDEQEKAKRSKREEENAERREKELNKPDGDPDKVKELDNTTVTDPKAKITERQRKTVDLLTSRTGGAYIPPAKLRLMQAEITDKASAAYQRIAWEALKKSIHGYINKVNVDNIAIITRELLKENIVRGRGLLCRSIIQAQAASPTFTHVYAALVSIINSKFPNIGELLLKRLVIQFKRAFRRNDKAVCLSSSRFIAHLVNQRVAHEILALEILTLLVESPTDDSVEVAIAFLKECGMKLTEVSSKGIGAIFEMLKNILHEGKLDKRVQYMIEVVFQVRKDGFKDHQSVIESLELVEEDDQFTHLLMLDDATNTEDMLNAFKFDEEYAANEEKYKGLSKEILGSDASDSDGSSSGSGSGSDSSDSDDDEKSEGKPTAEEIIDNTETNLIALRRTIYLTINSSLDYEECAHKLMKMQLKPGQEIELCHMFLDCCAEQRTYEKFYGLLAQRFCSINKIYIEPFEEIFKDTYQTTHRLDTNRLRNVSKFFAHLLFTDAISWDVLECIKLNEDDTTSSSRIFIKILFQELAEYMGLGNLNKKLKDEVLVESLAGLFPKDNPRNTRFSINFFTSIGLGGLTDELRHFLKNAPKSVPAINAEILANKPINAKSSSSSSSTSSSSSSSSSSSSSSSSSESSSESSSSDSDSESTSESEADKKKRKGKKLKKSKKSSATKKKENEKSNKKKTKSKKIDKKRKKSKKQESSSSETESSSSNESSNSEASSGEDEKRKAKKKNKDKSKNKSKPNKKSKKKSKPTDSDNDNSSEQEKEEVKERKKPQTSENGYEDTKQRREQEYENRRDKNDYKNERSKRAEPQRRDSEVERRREEREKRHREKEQTRERDRKRSPSLSQTRERRDDRAPKEHRERRNRDYERERERDTDRRRERKRYEERKSRSRSRSRERKNYIKRDQREYDRSKTRNTSKERG